Genomic segment of Vulpes lagopus strain Blue_001 chromosome 7, ASM1834538v1, whole genome shotgun sequence:
TGTTGGCTGCCCCCAGGCCAGTATcctttcctgggcagccctggtccTTGATAGAAGCATCCACAGGagtgctccttcctccttccccaactGTTCACTCTGCAGGAGGGGGCAGGTAAACCATCTGGAGGAAGTCTGCTAATGGGGCCTTGCAGTGCTAAGTATAAGTGCTCTCCCAAGCTGAACTCATAAGCCTTGGCCCATATTTGGCTTAAGATCTGCCCAACTGCCCTGGCATCTGTCACCTCAAAGGAGTGCCCTCTTTTCCCATTGTGAGTTCTCACACCCTTCTAAACACTACTTCAAAGAACTAGTGCTGGCCTTTATCTCCAACCCAAAGAGATCATCTGAGTATTAGCAGGGGATATCTCTAACCACAGTATGACCATATCATTCTGCAGCTTTAAAACATTCAATGGCTCCCTACTGCCAGACTTTTACCTGGAGTTTGAGAACCCCACACTTCAGGTGCTTCCTGCCCTAGGTACATGCACTCATCTAATTGTGACCACCCCTTTCCACACCCACTCAAAATAGGTGCTAAACTACAGAGAAGCTGAGAGCCCTACAAGGATGACAGCAGCCAAAAGGGGCACTTAGGGGTTGATCACTTACCAGAAGCATGCCAATAGCAGTCATGGTGCACCCTGATCCCAGGGGCAGTGATTTGGTGCACTGGCCAGGATCAAGGGGAGAAACAGAAGTAGGAACAGGCAGAAAAGAGACCCAGGGCACACATGCAGGGTGAGCAGCACCACCAAGCCTGTGACTGTTTCCCAAGAACTTTGGGGTCTGGGAAGATGGCTCATGGCCAAACCCATTCTAATGTGATCCAGGATGCAGCCAAGGGCAGGGACTATGCTGCCATTTCCTGGGATAGCAATTGAACCATTCCAGTGTACCCTTGGTCCATGTTACCCACACAAATATTTTTCCGAACATGAATTGGTTTTAGAGGCAGAGTATCTTAGCCCATCTTTTAGAGATTGCAAGAGGGTGATTTACTCTACTGTCTGAAGACCATATTCAGTGGACACTTTTCTCCCATAAGCATTTCCTAGTCTTTTGCTCCCCTAGCCCATGATATGGTTAAATTGTGGCAGAACTGGGAAAGCACCCCTACCCCGCCAGCAGCAAGGTAGAAGCTTTCTGCACTCTGTCTTGGGCTCTGCCCAAAGAAGGTCTTGGGACAGAGTGAATGTGGCTGGGCCTTCACTGCTGAGCCTCCAGGGATGTCCACAGTGACTCCCATAGGCTGGGGCATGCGAGAGTATAGGGTGGTTGAAGAGGGCCCAGTGTGCCTATGTCATCTGCCCTTCCTAGGCAGGGTTTTCCCCTGTCCCAGAGGTCAGCTGAGTTTTCTTGAAGGCCCTCCAGCTCACTCCTGGGGCCACTCTGGGGAAGTACAGATGCTGAGGTGGATAGCCCTCCAAGCTGGGACAATTTCCCCAGTGGCTTAAACTCTAGAGACTGAACTCTAAATTTGTCTGTGCTGAACACTAGACCACCTCACCAAGGGCTCCCACCTACCTATACCAAGGCTCAGACTCTCAGACTGTATCTTACTCAGCTCAGCTACTGCTGAACTATAGCAGCCTATTAAACAAAGCCACAGCTACCAGGGTGTATGATTCCTAGGAATTAGAGGGGAGGCACCAGGGGCTCAGGCTGAGTGTTGAGGTGGGGCTGTGGGGGCAAGGCCAGTGGGGTGCTAAAGTACACTTTATGTGTGGCAAGACTTGAGCTGAATGAAAAGAGCCCCAGCCCAAGTTTCGACTCTGAGTGCCTGTGTCCTGATGCTAAGGAGGAGAGGGACTCGAATGTGCCTGTGCCCCTGTGCAGGAGGAAACATGGGCAAGGACTAAGAAGGATTCAGTATCTGTATGTGAATGAGAAAGGGTGAGTAAAGGGACCAGTGACAAGGCCCAATGAGTGTCTTCCCCAAAGCACTTTAATGCGCACACCAACCCACAGTCCCTGCCTGCCGCCTGGGCAAGAGAGGCCAGCCCATGTAGAGGTGCCCATGGCTTCCATCGCCCAGTGTGCCTAAGAGGGCTGAACCCACACACTTTCCCATCAATAAGTGAGGGGCGTGAGGATGAAGAGGCGGTCTTCTTCTTTGCGGATCCAGCGCATCAGCTTATGGATGGCACTGACGGCCGATGCCTTGGTCCCCAGGGGGCTGTAGCACATGTAGAGCTCAAAGGCACCTGTTACCTGGAGGAGGGGGCACAGGGTAGTCATCGAGGTTAAATATCCCTCAGGCCCCCTACCCAGGATCCTGATGAAGCCCAGCCCGTCCCAGGGCCACCTTACCCAGGCCAGGAGGTTCTCATTGGGGCCTGTGTAGTAGATGGTCTTGAGTGGGCGGGAGGCATTGTGGGCTCGGCTGTGCAGGTACTGGTAGAGGCCCAGCAGCCGCTCCTGCTCCTCTTCACTCGTGTACGGGGCCTCAATCTCAGGGCTGGAGATAGGGGAGTGGGTTCGCAAAGAAATGACTTCCATTGCCTTCTCTGGTGATCCAGAAATAACTATGCCTAGCCAGGGAGACTCTGCCATGAGTCCTACCCTCCAAATGATCTCCCAGGACAAGGCAATGTCTACCTACCACAGAAGACTCCAGGACAGGGCTGGGCCCACAGAACAGACTGAAGCCctgttcttctccctcccctgagTTCATGGCATCTTTGGTTATCTTCCCTTGGAGAGCTGCCAATCTAAGTTTCAGTGTCTAAGACAGAGTGACAGGTCTGAAGTGGAGGGAAAGTAAGTGGGAACTCAAAAAGGGGTAATGTGACGATAGAAGCTGCCCCACCCTCTCTGTTAGAGGAGTTCTGCATCCTGGACTGGATCAAAATGATCCCTAAGGCAGACTTGCTCCAGGGCAGGAGATCCAGGAGACCTCTGTTCCAGCTTCCTTCCCTGGGTGTATTGGGCATTTCAAGACTTCCTGGGTAACAACGTGGAAAGGTGTATGCCCATTGGGAGTAGAATGATAGGGAGACTGGGTCCCTGATGTCAGAGTGAAACAGACCCAACATATCAGTCATTCCCAGAGGGGTTCTCAGCTTCAGGATTGCATCAGGACTCAGGACCAATCCTCCCCTAGATCCCACTGCGCCCCTATCTTCCTCAAGCAGTGTCCCCAAGGCCCTCCCTCACCTGGTGAAGAGTCCTGAGCTCTTTGACTTATAGAGGAAGTGGCGTAGGTCAGGGATGCCCACTTGAGCAACACTGTAGTAGGGTGTGCGCAGTGCCTCCCGTAGCGCCAGGTGGGCTCCGCGCTTCCGCAGGCGCTCCTGAAAGCGGCGGCGGCAGTCAGAGACTGCAAAGAAGTCCTCGCGGTCAGTGGAGACGAGCAGCAGGCAGAGATCGGTGTCAGGCTCCAGGTAAGAGATGTGTGCGTGGAAGAAGCCGGCTGCATTAAATTTGGGCAGGCACACGGGCGTCCAGGCCTCGCCCTCACGGAAGGACGAGGAGGAACTTATGAGGTTGAAAAGCAGGTGCAGGTCGATGGGGTGCAGGAATTGGTCCTTGCGGCGCACTAGCGCCACGAGCTGGTTGCGCGCCAACAGGATGGAGAAGACAAGGCTGCGCGCACGCGCCTGCTGCAGGCTGGCACTCACCGCGTCGCGCACCGCCGCCGCCAGGGGCAGGCACCGCGCCGCCCCCATGAGGAAGCTGGGGTCTCGCGCCATGAGCTGCAGCAGGTTGTCGGTGATGCGCTCCGAGCCCGAGAGCAGGCGCCGCAGGTCGTAGTTCTGCTTCTGCTGGAAGATGTGGCTCAGCTGCGCGCCCGTAAGAAGGCTCAGGATCTGGTAGTAGATGTAGAGCAGCTCCTGCGCCAGTTCCTGCGCCGACTGCCTTGTGCGCGCCACTGCCACCAGCACCAGTGGGCTCCGGCGCACGAATACTACCTTGTAGCCATCtgaaggtggagggaggaggcgTCAGCTTCTCCGGGAAGCCTCCCGGGATTGGCCTTGCCCAGCTCCCTCGGAGCCCTGGCTTCCTATGCAGTTTGTTGCCTTCTACatcctctccaccctccctcaGAACTCTGCACACAGTAGGGACTTAAGGATGATGAAGATAAAAACAGGAGCCCAAGGTCCCCTTTCCTTGAGGACTCCAGGTCTATCCCTGCCACTTGATTCACAGACTGGCACCAGCCAAAATGCAGTGAGCACTTCAGAAAAACATTCTTGTGTTAAATGGCAAGCTGGGTGGGGCCCAGAACCTGGGACTTTTTGGTCACCTCCTCAGACTTCTGGTTCTCTCCAAGGGCAAAGCCCATGTCAGAGCCACTTGGCCCATACAATAGCCCTATAAGGCAGTCTGTTGCTATCCATGTTCAGAAGACAATATCAAAGCTTAATGAGGTGGAGGGACTGCCCTCGGTCACATAGCACATCCCAGCCCTCTATACCCAGGGGCTCCAAAACCTGCTATGAATTAACCCTGGCCAGGGGAGCCCTCCCTAACCCCCTTTCCAGGTGGCTCACCTGCATGGATAGAACGAATGGCATTCTTGTCTGCCTCCAGGAAGGACACCAGGGCCACCATGACACCCATGGTGCTGGAAAGTGCCTCCTCTGACCCATAGCGGGAGTACACAGGCTTCCCCGCCTCGCTCAGCACAAAGACATGCTTCTGGTGCAGTCGCCATGCCTCAGCAGCCTCCTCCTCATCCCCCTCgcctgtcccctccctggggGGTTCTGTGGCTGGCTGCCCAGCTGCCCCTGAAGACTCTGGCCAGTCCTCAGAGCTTCCTGGCAGCATCTCCTCCTGCAGGTCTCGGGCCACACCTGTCAGCTGGGTGCTCAGCTCACTGAAGTCCTGGCTGATCTGGCGCATGTCTGCAGGCAATGGTGGGGGACCCCCAGCACCCTCCTTGGGGCTGTCTCCAGAAGCTGCCCCATCCTCCGATTCTGTCAGGTCTTCGTAGGAACGGGCATGGACGAACATGGCACCCTCCTGCCCGGCACCTGGCGGCCAAAAGCACTGGTGCTTAGAGCAGTAGTCGCTGGCAGATCACCTTACCAGCAAGGTATCCAAAATGGCACTCTAACCTTAATGCCTGTCCTGGCAAGAAAAGCCACTGTTACCTCCTACTACTGCCTGCTAGGAGTTATGCCTCCTTGCAACTTAGAGCCCACCAGATTCCTCCCATCACACTGGGAATAAGACCCAAACCCCTCATGGTTGTGAGGGCGGCTGGTATCTGCTTGCTGCTCTCATTCTCATCTCACAGTCCTTATCCATTCCAGTCACACTGACCTTCATCCCCCTGCTCTTTGGACATCCTCAACATGCCCCCATCACCTCAGGGCCTCTGcacctgctgtttcctctgcctggaaggcaCTCCCACCTCCTCATGGGGCCGGCTCCTTGTCACACTTCAGCTCTCAGCAAAGATGTTAGCTACCTCCTCACCTGACCT
This window contains:
- the MON1A gene encoding vacuolar fusion protein MON1 homolog A; its protein translation is MAADMQRKRSSEYPDGTLAPSDGQSMERAESPTPGLAQGMEPGAGQEGAMFVHARSYEDLTESEDGAASGDSPKEGAGGPPPLPADMRQISQDFSELSTQLTGVARDLQEEMLPGSSEDWPESSGAAGQPATEPPREGTGEGDEEEAAEAWRLHQKHVFVLSEAGKPVYSRYGSEEALSSTMGVMVALVSFLEADKNAIRSIHADGYKVVFVRRSPLVLVAVARTRQSAQELAQELLYIYYQILSLLTGAQLSHIFQQKQNYDLRRLLSGSERITDNLLQLMARDPSFLMGAARCLPLAAAVRDAVSASLQQARARSLVFSILLARNQLVALVRRKDQFLHPIDLHLLFNLISSSSSFREGEAWTPVCLPKFNAAGFFHAHISYLEPDTDLCLLLVSTDREDFFAVSDCRRRFQERLRKRGAHLALREALRTPYYSVAQVGIPDLRHFLYKSKSSGLFTSPEIEAPYTSEEEQERLLGLYQYLHSRAHNASRPLKTIYYTGPNENLLAWVTGAFELYMCYSPLGTKASAVSAIHKLMRWIRKEEDRLFILTPLTY